In one window of Bos taurus isolate L1 Dominette 01449 registration number 42190680 breed Hereford chromosome 15, ARS-UCD2.0, whole genome shotgun sequence DNA:
- the OR10A3 gene encoding olfactory receptor family 10 subfamily A member 3, with amino-acid sequence MKRQNQSSVVEFILLGFSNFPELQRQLFQVFLVIYLVTLIGNAIIIVVISLEQSLHVPLYLFLLNLSVVEVGFSAVIMPEMLVVLSSEKTVITFAGCFSQMYFILLFGGTECFLLGAMAYDRFAAICHPLSYPVTMNKRVFMKLITFSWVSGIIVATVQTTWVFSFPFCGPNEINHLSCETPPVLELACADTFLFEIYAFTGTILIVMVPFLLILLSYVRILFSILKMPSTTGRQKAFSTCASHLTSVTLFYGTANMTYLQPKSGYSPETKKLMSLAYSLLTPLLNPLIYSLRNSEMKRALMKLWQRKVDLHTFLN; translated from the coding sequence atgaaaaggcaaaatcaaaGCTCTGTGGTTGAATTCATCCTCTTGGGCTTTTCTAATTTCCCTGAACTCCAAAGGCAGCTCTTCCAGGTTTTCTTGGTTATTTACCTGGTGACTCTGATTGGAAATGCCATCATTATAGTTGTCATCTCATTGGAACAGAGCCTCCATGTTCCCCTGTATCTATTTCTCCTGAACCTGTCTGTGGTGGAAGTAGGTTTCAGTGCAGTCATCATGCCTGAGATGCTGGTGGTCCTCTCCAGTGAAAAAACTGTGATCACTTTTGCAGGCTGTTTTTCACagatgtattttattcttctttttggtGGGACTGAATGTTTTCTTCTGGGAGCAATGGCTTATGACCGATTTGCTGCCATCTGCCATCCTCTGAGCTACCCAGTGACTATGAACAAAAGGGTTTTCATGAAATTGATTACATTCTCATGGGTCTCAGGGATCATAGTGGCTACTGTGCAGACCACATGGGTGTTTAGTTTTCCCTTTTGTGGCCCCAATGAAATTAATCATCTTTCATGTGAGACTCCCCCAGTGTTAGAGCTTGCATGTGCAGACACCTTTTTATTTGAGATCTACGCATTCACTGGCACCATTTTGATTGTTATGGTTCCTTTCCTGTTGATACTTTTGTCTTACGTTCGAATTCTCTTTTCCATCTTAAAGATGCCATCAACCACTGGGAGGCAAAAGGCCTTTTCCACCTGTGCCTCCCATCTCACATCTGTTACCCTCTTCTATGGCACAGCCAATATGACTTACTTACAACCTAAATCTGGCTACTCCCCAGAAACCAAGAAGCTGATGTCCTTGGCTTACTCTCTTCTTACACCTCTGCTGAATCCACTGATATATAGCTTGCGCAACAGTGAGATGAAAAGAGCTTTGATGAAATTATGGCAAAGAAAAGTGgatttacatacatttttaaattaa